The following are encoded together in the Ralstonia insidiosa genome:
- the urtC gene encoding urea ABC transporter permease subunit UrtC, with amino-acid sequence MTTTQFKLDIPARMPLLSRRGWSALVLVSLIVCIGAPVCALLVPEGSPLHLSAYALTLIGKIMCYALAALALDLVWGYCGILSLGHGVFFALGGYAMGMYLMRAIGREGVYKSDLPDFMVFLDWKELPWFWHGTEHFAWAMLLVILVPGVLAWLFGFFAFRSRVKGVYLSIITQAMTYAAMLLFFRNETGFGGNNGFTDFKRILGFPISALPTRTVLFVATFVALVLAFIACRAIVTSKFGRVVTAIRDAEARVMFSGYNPLGYKLFVWTFSAVLCGIAGALYVPQVGIINPGEMSPGNSIEMAVWVAVGGRGTLIGPIIGAFLVNGAKTLLTAWVPEYWLFVLGAIFVLVTLYLPNGVLGVLGKLRMQKRAPAQGKAPEAKAAAAAPPAGDHA; translated from the coding sequence ATGACGACGACGCAATTCAAACTCGATATTCCGGCGCGCATGCCGTTGCTGTCGCGGCGCGGGTGGTCTGCGCTGGTGCTGGTATCGCTCATCGTTTGCATTGGCGCACCGGTGTGTGCGTTGCTGGTGCCGGAGGGCAGCCCGCTGCATCTGTCGGCGTATGCCCTCACGTTGATCGGCAAGATCATGTGCTACGCGCTGGCGGCACTGGCGCTCGACTTGGTGTGGGGCTACTGCGGCATCCTGAGCCTTGGCCACGGCGTGTTCTTTGCGCTGGGTGGTTACGCCATGGGCATGTACCTGATGCGCGCCATCGGCCGAGAAGGCGTGTACAAGAGCGACCTGCCGGACTTCATGGTGTTCCTCGACTGGAAGGAGTTGCCCTGGTTCTGGCACGGCACCGAGCACTTCGCGTGGGCCATGCTGCTGGTGATTCTGGTACCCGGCGTGCTCGCGTGGCTGTTCGGCTTCTTTGCCTTCCGTTCACGCGTGAAGGGTGTGTACCTGTCGATCATTACGCAGGCGATGACGTACGCGGCCATGCTGCTGTTCTTCCGCAACGAAACGGGCTTTGGCGGTAACAACGGCTTTACAGACTTCAAGCGCATCCTCGGCTTCCCGATCTCGGCATTGCCGACGCGCACCGTGTTGTTTGTCGCGACATTCGTTGCGCTGGTGCTGGCCTTCATTGCCTGCCGCGCGATCGTCACGTCCAAGTTCGGGCGCGTGGTCACGGCCATCCGCGATGCCGAGGCGCGCGTGATGTTCTCCGGCTACAACCCGCTCGGCTACAAGCTCTTCGTGTGGACGTTCTCGGCGGTGCTGTGCGGCATTGCGGGCGCGCTGTATGTGCCGCAGGTCGGCATCATCAACCCGGGCGAGATGTCGCCGGGCAATTCGATTGAAATGGCGGTGTGGGTGGCCGTTGGCGGACGCGGCACGTTGATCGGCCCGATCATCGGCGCGTTCCTCGTCAACGGGGCCAAGACGCTGCTGACGGCTTGGGTGCCGGAGTACTGGCTGTTCGTGCTCGGCGCGATCTTCGTGCTGGTGACGCTGTATCTGCCGAACGGCGTGCTGGGGGTGTTGGGCAAGCTGCGTATGCAGAAGCGCGCGCCTGCACAAGGCAAGGCACCTGAAGCCAAGGCGGCCGCTGCCGCACCGCCCGCCGGAGACCACGCATGA
- the urtD gene encoding urea ABC transporter ATP-binding protein UrtD has translation MSTFTELPDRAETGTATGMGHLVEPDTIDVSHGAILYLEDVTVRFGGFRALNALTLSIDHGELRCIIGPNGAGKTTMMDVITGKTGPRNADVTGRVFLGQSIDLLRLTEPRIAQIGIGRKFQKPTVFEQHTVWENLELAMKADKRWWVSLRARLLNDGRQRIEETLGRIHLEADAYRPAGLLSHGQKQRLEIGMLLMQQPQLLLLDEPVAGMTDEETMQLATLLNGLRGSCSIMVVEHDMEFVAALAGETGRVTVLAEGSVLAEGTLDAVKRDERVIESYLGR, from the coding sequence ATGAGCACCTTCACCGAACTCCCGGACCGCGCGGAGACCGGCACCGCCACCGGCATGGGCCACCTGGTCGAGCCGGACACGATTGACGTCTCGCACGGTGCCATCCTCTACCTCGAAGATGTGACGGTGCGCTTTGGCGGCTTTCGCGCACTGAATGCACTCACGCTGTCCATCGACCACGGCGAGCTGCGCTGCATCATCGGCCCCAATGGCGCAGGCAAGACCACGATGATGGACGTGATTACCGGCAAGACCGGGCCGCGCAATGCCGATGTGACTGGGCGCGTCTTCCTCGGCCAGAGCATCGACCTGCTGCGCCTGACCGAGCCACGCATCGCGCAGATCGGCATCGGCCGCAAGTTCCAGAAGCCCACGGTGTTCGAGCAGCACACCGTGTGGGAAAACCTGGAACTGGCGATGAAGGCTGACAAGCGCTGGTGGGTGTCGCTGCGTGCGCGCCTGCTGAACGACGGTCGCCAGCGCATCGAAGAGACGCTCGGCCGTATCCACCTGGAAGCGGATGCGTATCGGCCCGCCGGTTTGCTCTCGCATGGGCAGAAGCAGCGGCTGGAGATCGGCATGCTGCTGATGCAGCAGCCGCAACTGCTGCTGCTCGACGAGCCTGTCGCCGGCATGACGGACGAAGAAACGATGCAACTGGCTACGCTGCTCAACGGCCTGCGTGGCTCGTGCTCGATCATGGTGGTGGAGCACGACATGGAGTTCGTCGCTGCGCTGGCAGGGGAGACGGGTCGCGTGACTGTGCTGGCTGAAGGCAGCGTTCTGGCCGAAGGCACGCTCGACGCCGTCAAGCGCGATGAACGCGTGATCGAATCCTACCTAGGGCGCTAA
- the urtE gene encoding urea ABC transporter ATP-binding subunit UrtE: MLTIAQLNQFYGGSHILRNVSFEVPAGKLTTLLGRNGVGKTTLLKCLMGVVPTASGAIDWEGHAIQKLPAYERVSQGLAYVPQGREIFPRLTVEENLLIGAAAKRAPSKVPDSIYELFPVLKEMKGRRGGDLSGGQQQQLAIGRALMSEPRLLILDEPTEGIQPSIIQEIGRTLRRLVDEFGMSVLLVEQYYDFARSIADRYVVMSRGEVIAQGDGVNMEADGVRDLVAV, encoded by the coding sequence ATGCTCACCATTGCTCAACTGAACCAGTTCTACGGCGGCAGCCACATCCTGCGCAATGTCAGCTTCGAGGTGCCGGCAGGCAAGTTGACCACGCTGCTTGGCCGCAACGGCGTCGGCAAGACGACGCTGCTCAAGTGCCTGATGGGCGTTGTGCCCACCGCCAGCGGCGCGATCGATTGGGAAGGGCACGCCATCCAGAAGCTGCCCGCGTATGAGCGTGTTTCGCAGGGTCTCGCCTATGTGCCGCAGGGCCGCGAGATCTTTCCGCGTCTGACGGTGGAAGAGAACCTGCTGATCGGTGCGGCCGCCAAGCGCGCGCCGTCCAAGGTGCCCGACTCGATCTACGAGCTGTTTCCGGTGCTCAAGGAGATGAAAGGGCGGCGCGGGGGCGATCTGTCCGGCGGGCAGCAACAGCAACTCGCCATCGGCCGTGCGCTGATGAGCGAGCCGCGCCTGCTGATCCTGGACGAGCCGACCGAGGGCATCCAGCCCTCCATCATTCAGGAGATCGGCCGCACGCTGCGCCGTCTGGTGGACGAATTCGGCATGTCAGTGCTGCTGGTCGAGCAGTACTACGACTTCGCCCGCAGCATTGCCGACCGCTACGTCGTCATGAGTCGCGGCGAGGTGATCGCCCAGGGCGACGGCGTCAACATGGAAGCCGATGGCGTACGTGATCTGGTCGCTGTTTGA
- a CDS encoding urease accessory protein UreD, which translates to MRHPDFPVPPQTDSFASWEASLRLAFARRGERTVLAECRHRGPLRVQKALYPEGEGVCHVVMLHPPAGIAGGDLLDIDIDLGADAHAVLTTPGATKWYKSLGRTATQRVAIRAEAGARLDWLPQENIVFNQACPVIDLTLDLAPGATAVGWDTTMLGRHAAGESWAEGRIAMHTALRCNGQPLWIESAAFDAQSPVLNTTTGMAGFHVVGTLWAVGEGATEALAEAMAEHLPYNDTLRAGVTCLTQDAPGLPNVLLLRVLARRPEDARALLSQTWLALREPMHGVAGRPLRLWST; encoded by the coding sequence ATGCGCCATCCCGATTTTCCTGTTCCGCCGCAGACCGATTCTTTCGCGTCCTGGGAAGCCTCCCTGCGGCTGGCGTTTGCGCGCCGGGGGGAACGTACCGTGCTGGCCGAGTGCCGCCACCGTGGGCCGCTGCGCGTGCAGAAAGCGTTGTACCCGGAAGGCGAGGGCGTGTGCCACGTGGTCATGCTGCACCCGCCCGCTGGCATCGCCGGCGGCGACTTACTCGACATCGATATCGACCTGGGCGCCGATGCGCATGCCGTGCTGACCACCCCCGGCGCCACCAAGTGGTACAAGTCGCTCGGCCGTACGGCCACGCAGCGCGTTGCCATCCGCGCGGAAGCCGGGGCGCGGCTCGACTGGCTGCCGCAGGAGAACATCGTCTTCAACCAGGCGTGCCCGGTCATCGACCTGACGCTGGACTTGGCCCCCGGGGCTACGGCCGTCGGCTGGGACACCACCATGCTTGGCCGTCACGCCGCCGGCGAGTCGTGGGCCGAAGGTCGCATCGCCATGCATACGGCATTGCGTTGCAACGGCCAGCCGCTGTGGATCGAGTCGGCTGCCTTCGACGCGCAATCGCCCGTGTTGAACACGACGACGGGCATGGCGGGTTTCCACGTCGTCGGCACGCTGTGGGCGGTGGGTGAGGGCGCCACCGAAGCCCTGGCCGAAGCGATGGCCGAACACCTGCCGTACAACGACACCCTGCGTGCTGGCGTGACGTGTCTCACGCAGGATGCGCCGGGCTTGCCAAACGTTTTGCTGCTGCGCGTGCTTGCACGCCGGCCCGAAGATGCGCGCGCCTTGCTGTCACAGACCTGGCTGGCGCTGCGCGAACCGATGCATGGCGTGGCGGGCCGTCCGCTGCGCTTGTGGTCCACATGA
- the ureA gene encoding urease subunit gamma: MELTPREKDKLLIFTAALLAERRKGRGLKLNYPEAVAFISAAIMEGARDGRTVAELMHYGTTLLSRDDVMDGVAEMIPDIQVEATFPDGTKLVTVHHPIV, from the coding sequence GTGGAACTGACCCCGCGCGAAAAAGACAAGCTGCTGATCTTCACCGCCGCCTTGCTGGCCGAGCGCCGCAAAGGCCGTGGCCTCAAGCTCAACTACCCGGAAGCCGTCGCCTTCATCAGCGCCGCGATCATGGAAGGCGCGCGTGATGGCCGCACGGTGGCTGAGCTGATGCACTACGGCACGACGCTGCTCTCACGTGACGACGTGATGGACGGCGTGGCCGAGATGATTCCCGATATCCAGGTCGAAGCCACATTCCCGGACGGTACCAAGCTGGTTACCGTCCATCACCCGATTGTTTGA
- a CDS encoding HupE/UreJ family protein — translation MTHTLSRIVRPAVAIALTFGASIAFAHPGHPGHTAEGSLLAGFLHPLTGADHLLAMVAVGVWSALASRSVRDALWAPVAFVALMVMGALLGAGGVALPMAEPMIAASLLVFGLLIAARAQLPTWGGAQLCGAFALFHGYAHGTEFPAGAQAMFPYFVGGFAVATALLHTAGIGAGFALKPRLAWLARLSGVGVALYGAGLLVAAV, via the coding sequence ATGACGCACACCCTGTCTCGCATCGTCCGGCCTGCTGTTGCCATTGCGCTTACGTTTGGCGCTTCCATTGCCTTCGCTCACCCGGGGCATCCGGGCCATACCGCCGAGGGCAGCCTGCTCGCCGGTTTCCTGCATCCGCTCACGGGTGCTGACCATCTGCTCGCGATGGTGGCCGTTGGCGTGTGGAGCGCGCTGGCCTCGCGTTCCGTGCGGGATGCGCTGTGGGCGCCGGTCGCCTTTGTTGCGCTGATGGTCATGGGCGCGCTGCTTGGTGCAGGCGGCGTGGCATTGCCGATGGCTGAACCGATGATCGCCGCATCGCTGCTGGTGTTCGGCCTGCTGATCGCCGCTCGCGCACAACTGCCGACGTGGGGCGGTGCGCAGCTGTGCGGAGCGTTCGCGCTGTTCCACGGCTATGCGCACGGCACCGAATTCCCGGCAGGCGCACAGGCGATGTTCCCGTACTTCGTCGGCGGCTTTGCCGTGGCGACGGCGCTGCTGCATACCGCAGGCATTGGCGCGGGCTTTGCGCTGAAGCCGCGCCTGGCGTGGCTGGCACGTTTGTCGGGCGTGGGCGTGGCGCTTTA